Proteins found in one Streptomyces sp. NBC_00461 genomic segment:
- a CDS encoding SigE family RNA polymerase sigma factor, which produces MAEVLDFSAATRGTALRPPRASLRPRLSGAPGGGMPVIAPMPAARPARIPNQRDGAELADDSAAAGTTVDHLTETYRAHYRSLLGLAALLLDDTASCEDVVQEAFIRVHSARKRVRDPEKTLAYLRQTVVNLSRSALRRRILGLKLLSKPMPDMASAEEGAYDLLERDSLINAMKGLQRRQREVLVLRYFADMTEAQVAETLGISLGSVKAYGSRGIAALRLAMEASA; this is translated from the coding sequence GTGGCAGAGGTTCTCGACTTCAGTGCGGCGACCCGCGGTACGGCCCTACGGCCTCCCCGGGCGTCCCTCCGACCCCGCTTGTCCGGCGCGCCCGGCGGCGGCATGCCGGTGATCGCGCCCATGCCTGCAGCGCGGCCCGCCCGCATACCGAATCAGCGCGACGGCGCCGAACTCGCCGATGACTCCGCGGCGGCCGGCACCACCGTCGACCACCTCACCGAGACCTATCGGGCGCACTACCGCTCCCTGCTGGGTCTCGCGGCCCTCCTGCTCGACGACACCGCCTCCTGCGAGGACGTCGTCCAGGAGGCCTTCATCCGCGTGCACTCGGCACGCAAACGAGTCCGCGACCCGGAGAAGACGCTCGCGTACCTGCGTCAGACGGTCGTCAATCTTTCCCGCTCCGCCTTGCGCCGCCGCATCCTGGGCCTCAAGCTCCTCTCCAAGCCGATGCCGGACATGGCGAGCGCCGAGGAGGGTGCGTACGACCTGCTGGAGCGCGACTCCCTGATCAACGCGATGAAGGGACTGCAGCGCCGCCAGCGGGAGGTGCTGGTCCTGCGGTACTTCGCGGACATGACCGAGGCGCAGGTGGCCGAGACGCTCGGGATATCGCTGGGCTCGGTCAAGGCGTACGGCTCCCGCGGCATCGCGGCCCTCCGTCTCGCGATGGAGGCATCGGCATGA
- a CDS encoding SURF1 family protein, producing the protein MYRFLLTRRWWGINVFVLLAIPFCIFMGSWQLSRFEDRVQDHRDATEQVTTDRHETARPLGELLPVDKATSGRQITATGRYGKQLLVPGRELDDRRGYYVLTLLRTDGGKALPVVRGWLPGSADTAKAPAAPTGEVTVTGALQASETPGDNGVSAQGGLPAGQTAAISSASLVNLVPYDVYDAWVTLDKADAGMTAVPATAPADSGLDLKAFQNLGYTGEWFVFAGFVVFMWFRLLRREVEFARDAEMGLVTEEERVTV; encoded by the coding sequence GTGTACCGGTTTCTGCTGACGCGCCGCTGGTGGGGGATCAACGTCTTCGTGCTGCTCGCCATCCCCTTCTGCATCTTCATGGGGTCGTGGCAGCTGAGCCGGTTCGAGGACCGTGTGCAGGACCACCGTGACGCGACCGAGCAGGTCACGACCGACCGGCACGAGACGGCCCGTCCCCTCGGGGAGCTGCTGCCCGTGGACAAGGCGACGTCCGGCAGGCAGATCACCGCGACCGGACGCTACGGCAAGCAGTTGCTCGTCCCCGGCCGCGAACTCGACGACAGGCGCGGCTATTACGTCCTGACACTGCTGCGCACCGACGGCGGCAAGGCGCTGCCGGTGGTGCGGGGTTGGCTGCCGGGTTCCGCCGACACCGCCAAGGCGCCCGCCGCACCCACCGGTGAGGTCACCGTCACGGGTGCGCTGCAGGCCTCCGAGACGCCGGGGGACAACGGGGTGAGTGCCCAGGGCGGGCTGCCGGCCGGTCAGACCGCGGCGATCAGCTCGGCGTCCCTGGTGAACCTCGTGCCGTACGACGTGTACGACGCGTGGGTCACACTGGACAAGGCCGACGCCGGGATGACGGCCGTGCCTGCGACGGCGCCCGCGGACTCCGGCCTCGACCTGAAGGCCTTCCAGAACCTCGGCTACACCGGCGAGTGGTTCGTCTTCGCCGGGTTCGTGGTGTTCATGTGGTTCCGGTTGCTGCGCCGCGAGGTCGAGTTCGCCCGGGACGCGGAAATGGGGCTCGTGACGGAGGAGGAACGGGTCACCGTCTGA
- a CDS encoding nuclear transport factor 2 family protein — protein MTDLRKTVERFWAAAESRDWTAFADTLAEDVVYTLPQTREKITGRQRYVQFNREYPGDWHLRVERIVAEPGQVVTWVHFTVGLEEMYGISFFSGDGRITSITDFWPEPYEPPAGRDHLTERF, from the coding sequence ATGACCGATCTGCGCAAGACAGTCGAGAGGTTCTGGGCGGCCGCCGAGTCCCGGGACTGGACCGCGTTCGCCGACACCCTGGCCGAGGACGTCGTCTACACCCTGCCGCAGACACGCGAGAAAATCACCGGCAGGCAGAGGTACGTGCAGTTCAACCGGGAGTACCCGGGCGACTGGCATCTGCGGGTCGAGCGCATCGTCGCCGAGCCCGGACAGGTGGTCACCTGGGTCCACTTCACGGTCGGACTGGAGGAGATGTACGGGATCTCGTTCTTCTCCGGGGACGGGCGGATCACGTCCATAACCGACTTCTGGCCCGAGCCCTACGAGCCCCCGGCCGGCCGGGACCACCTCACCGAGCGGTTCTGA
- a CDS encoding S9 family peptidase produces the protein MTESNGSAAPERNEEMPDWEKRFRAPRVSLPDWAEDAPERSLFVSNATGTYELYAWDRATGGQRQVTDRPNGTTDGVLTPDGAWIWWFDDKDGDEFGVWRRQPFDGGPDEPAVPGLEASYPSGLALGRDGRTAIVGRSTDEEGTTIHLARGGEDPVEIYRHRESAGVGDLSRDGSLIAIEHTEHGDAMHSALRVLRADGTAVAELDDTEGGKEELGLEVLGFAPVDGDTRLLIGHQRRGRWEPLVWDVATGEETDLALDLPGDVSAEWYPDGTGLLIAHGFEARSELFRYDLASRTLDRIPTPPGSVSGATPRPDGSVEYLWSSAAEPSAVRSTTGEVVLDPPGLKSPGSVPVQDVWVDGPGGRIHALVHKPADATGPLPTVFDIHGGPTWHDSDAFAAGPAAWVDHGYAVVRVNYRGSTGYGRAWTDALKHRVGLIELEDIAAVREWAVSSGLADPDRLVLTGGSWGGYLTLLGLGVQPDAWTLGIAAVPVADYVTAYHDEMEALKAMDRTLLGGTPEEVPERFEASSPLTYVDQVKVPVYISAGVNDPRCPIRQIENYVERLQARDAAHEVYRYDAGHGSLVVDERIKQVRLELDFAERYLGGGAA, from the coding sequence ATGACTGAGAGCAACGGGTCCGCTGCGCCGGAGCGGAACGAGGAGATGCCGGACTGGGAGAAGCGCTTCCGAGCACCACGGGTGTCGCTGCCGGACTGGGCGGAGGACGCGCCCGAGCGTTCCCTGTTCGTGTCGAACGCGACGGGGACGTACGAGCTGTACGCCTGGGACCGGGCGACGGGCGGCCAGCGCCAGGTGACGGACCGGCCCAACGGGACGACGGACGGCGTGCTCACCCCGGACGGCGCGTGGATCTGGTGGTTCGACGACAAGGACGGCGACGAGTTCGGCGTCTGGCGCAGACAGCCCTTCGACGGTGGCCCGGACGAGCCCGCGGTGCCCGGTCTGGAAGCCTCGTACCCGTCGGGCCTGGCCCTCGGCAGGGACGGCCGTACGGCGATCGTCGGCCGCTCCACGGACGAGGAGGGCACGACGATCCACCTCGCTCGCGGGGGCGAGGACCCGGTGGAGATCTACCGCCACCGCGAGTCGGCGGGCGTCGGCGACCTCTCGCGCGACGGTTCGCTGATCGCGATCGAGCACACGGAGCACGGCGACGCGATGCACTCCGCGCTGCGCGTCCTGCGGGCCGACGGCACGGCGGTCGCCGAGCTGGACGACACCGAGGGAGGCAAGGAGGAACTGGGCCTGGAGGTCCTGGGCTTCGCCCCCGTCGACGGCGACACCCGCCTGCTCATCGGCCACCAGCGCCGCGGCCGCTGGGAGCCCCTGGTGTGGGACGTGGCCACGGGCGAGGAGACCGACCTGGCGCTCGACCTGCCCGGCGACGTGAGCGCCGAGTGGTACCCGGACGGCACGGGCCTGCTCATCGCGCACGGCTTCGAGGCCCGCAGCGAGCTGTTCCGGTACGACCTGGCGAGCCGCACCCTGGACAGGATCCCCACCCCGCCCGGCTCGGTCTCCGGCGCCACACCCCGCCCCGACGGCAGCGTGGAGTACCTCTGGTCCTCGGCGGCCGAGCCGTCGGCGGTCCGCTCGACGACGGGCGAGGTCGTCCTCGACCCGCCCGGCTTGAAGTCCCCGGGCTCGGTGCCGGTTCAGGACGTGTGGGTGGACGGCCCCGGCGGCCGCATCCACGCCCTGGTCCACAAGCCTGCCGACGCGACGGGCCCGTTGCCGACGGTCTTCGACATCCACGGCGGCCCCACCTGGCACGACAGCGACGCGTTCGCGGCGGGCCCGGCGGCCTGGGTCGACCACGGGTACGCGGTGGTCCGCGTCAACTACCGCGGCTCCACGGGCTACGGCCGCGCCTGGACCGACGCACTGAAGCACCGGGTGGGCCTGATCGAGCTGGAGGACATCGCGGCGGTCCGTGAATGGGCGGTCAGCTCCGGCCTGGCGGATCCCGACCGGCTCGTCCTGACCGGCGGTTCCTGGGGCGGCTACCTCACCCTCCTCGGCCTCGGCGTCCAGCCGGACGCGTGGACCCTGGGCATCGCGGCGGTCCCGGTCGCCGACTACGTCACGGCGTACCACGACGAGATGGAAGCCCTGAAGGCCATGGACCGCACCCTGCTCGGCGGCACCCCAGAGGAGGTCCCGGAGCGCTTCGAGGCCTCGTCCCCCCTCACCTACGTCGACCAGGTCAAGGTGCCGGTCTACATCTCGGCCGGAGTCAACGACCCCCGCTGCCCCATCCGCCAGATCGAGAACTACGTCGAACGCCTCCAGGCACGCGACGCGGCCCACGAGGTGTACCGGTACGACGCGGGACACGGTTCGCTGGTGGTGGACGAGCGGATCAAGCAGGTGCGGCTGGAACTGGACTTCGCGGAACGGTACTTGGGGGGTGGGGCCGCATAA
- a CDS encoding NAD-binding protein codes for MVVCGDDGLAHRLAAELRGVYGEQVTLVVPPADRGVRPPVVGRARATTAALLDRVVNATVNRANGAAAEPVGNAQLVEAAEATEEALGAAGVERATALALVYDDDETNIRAALTARRLNPRLRLVLRLYNRRLGQHIEELLDQAAALATGDGESSGGDASTTVLSDADTAAPALAATAVAGTSKVVQTDGLLLRAVERTPRAGQVAEPGLATLALLSAEGAEHGEEHGPELLPDAAAARAATGRGTVVLEQVSYTGPELPSARGGVVFASLFSRRLRWSLAGMIACVLALAVALWLVTGIHPLSAFYLTLLDLFAIDDPAIGASVGRQILQLLSGLTGLLLLPVLLAAVLEALGTFRTASALRKPPRGLGGHVVLLGLGKIGTRVLTRLRELNIPVVCVESDPDARGLATARRLRVPVVLGDVTQEGVLEAAKIHRAHALLAVTSADTTNLEAALYARSVRPDLRVVLRLYDDDFATAVYRTLRAAHPRASTRSRSVSHLAAPAFAGAMMGRQILGAIPVERRVLLFAAVDVGGHPQLEGKTVAEAFRAGAWRVLALDTKASGGRREEPAAEEAYEDVRSVAGAGLVWDLPDTYVLRGSDRVVLAATRRGLAELLGRRPRERAGA; via the coding sequence ATGGTGGTGTGCGGCGACGACGGACTGGCGCATCGATTGGCCGCCGAACTCCGAGGTGTCTACGGCGAACAGGTCACGCTCGTCGTACCGCCCGCCGACCGCGGTGTACGACCGCCGGTGGTCGGACGCGCGCGGGCTACGACGGCTGCGCTGCTCGACCGCGTGGTGAACGCGACCGTCAACCGGGCGAACGGCGCCGCCGCCGAACCCGTGGGAAACGCCCAGCTCGTGGAGGCCGCCGAGGCGACCGAGGAGGCACTCGGCGCGGCAGGAGTGGAGCGGGCGACCGCGCTGGCGCTCGTGTACGACGACGACGAGACCAACATCCGCGCCGCCCTCACCGCCCGCCGGCTCAACCCCCGGCTGCGGCTGGTCCTGCGGCTGTACAACCGGCGGCTCGGCCAGCACATCGAGGAACTCCTCGACCAGGCGGCCGCGTTGGCGACGGGCGACGGCGAGTCCTCCGGCGGCGACGCCTCCACCACCGTACTGTCCGACGCCGACACGGCCGCGCCCGCGCTGGCCGCCACCGCCGTCGCCGGCACCAGCAAGGTCGTACAGACCGACGGGCTGCTGCTGCGGGCGGTGGAACGGACGCCACGGGCCGGGCAGGTGGCCGAACCGGGCCTGGCCACGCTGGCACTGCTGTCCGCGGAAGGGGCCGAGCACGGCGAGGAGCACGGACCGGAGCTGCTGCCCGACGCGGCGGCGGCCCGGGCCGCGACCGGCCGCGGGACCGTCGTACTGGAACAGGTGTCGTACACCGGGCCCGAACTGCCGTCCGCGCGCGGGGGCGTTGTCTTCGCGTCGCTGTTCTCGCGGCGGCTGCGCTGGTCGCTGGCCGGCATGATCGCGTGTGTGCTCGCGCTCGCGGTGGCGTTGTGGCTGGTGACGGGGATACATCCGCTGAGCGCCTTCTATCTGACGCTGCTCGACCTCTTCGCCATCGACGATCCCGCCATCGGTGCGTCCGTCGGGCGGCAGATCCTGCAACTCCTCTCCGGGCTCACCGGATTGCTGCTGCTGCCGGTGCTGCTGGCCGCGGTGCTGGAGGCGCTCGGCACCTTCCGGACCGCGTCCGCGCTGCGGAAGCCGCCCCGGGGGCTGGGCGGTCATGTGGTCCTCCTCGGGCTCGGCAAGATCGGTACGCGGGTGCTGACCCGGCTGCGGGAGCTGAACATCCCCGTGGTGTGCGTCGAGTCCGACCCCGACGCGCGCGGGCTGGCCACGGCGCGGCGGCTGCGGGTGCCTGTGGTGCTCGGGGACGTCACCCAGGAGGGCGTCCTGGAGGCCGCCAAGATCCACCGCGCGCACGCGCTGCTCGCGGTGACCAGCGCGGACACCACCAACCTGGAGGCCGCGCTGTACGCACGGTCCGTGCGGCCGGATCTACGGGTCGTGCTGCGGCTGTACGACGACGACTTCGCGACCGCCGTCTACCGGACGCTGCGGGCCGCCCATCCACGGGCGTCCACCCGGAGCCGCAGCGTGTCCCACCTGGCGGCGCCCGCCTTCGCCGGGGCGATGATGGGGCGGCAGATCCTGGGGGCGATTCCGGTGGAGCGGCGGGTGCTGCTGTTCGCCGCCGTGGACGTGGGTGGGCATCCGCAGCTGGAGGGGAAGACGGTCGCTGAGGCGTTCCGGGCGGGAGCGTGGCGGGTGTTGGCGCTCGACACGAAGGCCTCCGGCGGGCGGCGGGAGGAACCTGCCGCGGAGGAGGCGTACGAGGATGTTCGGTCGGTGGCCGGGGCCGGGCTGGTGTGGGATCTACCGGATACGTATGTGCTGCGGGGGTCGGATCGGGTGGTACTGGCGGCTACGCGGCGGGGGTTGGCGGAGCTGCTGGGGAGGCGCCCGAGGGAGCGGGCCGGAGCGTGA
- a CDS encoding permease, with protein MAITKAAPTGADSHEPLGHEPEPGKPGQKNTAEKPEKPERSEKSEEPEKPGKPDEQAADGGRESKSPLVLTMLLLVLVLLQGPIRSALSAPVMQSWMTVFVAVLVQALPFLVLGVLLSAAIAVFVPASFFARALPKRPALAVPVAGLAGAVLPGCECASVPVAGALVRRGVTPAAALAFLLSAPAINPIVLTATAVAFPRNPEMVLARFVGSLLVACVMGWLWQRLGRTDWLRPPERPHYEGRSKGAAFWGSVRHDVMHAGGFLVIGAMAAATLKAVAPASWLRTAADNPLVAILALAVLAVLLSICSEADAFVAASLTQFSLTAKLAFLVVGPMIDLKLFAMQAGTFGRGFALRFAPATFALAIAGAVLTGAVLL; from the coding sequence GTGGCCATCACCAAAGCAGCCCCTACGGGGGCGGACAGCCATGAGCCGCTGGGCCACGAACCGGAGCCCGGGAAACCGGGGCAGAAGAACACGGCGGAGAAGCCAGAGAAGCCCGAAAGGTCCGAGAAGTCGGAGGAGCCCGAGAAGCCGGGAAAGCCGGATGAGCAGGCGGCCGACGGGGGGCGTGAATCGAAGTCGCCGCTCGTCCTGACCATGCTGCTGCTCGTGCTGGTGCTGCTGCAGGGCCCGATCCGCAGCGCGCTGTCCGCACCCGTCATGCAGAGCTGGATGACGGTGTTCGTGGCCGTGCTCGTGCAGGCGCTGCCCTTCCTCGTCCTCGGTGTGCTGCTCTCGGCGGCGATCGCCGTGTTCGTCCCGGCGTCGTTCTTCGCCCGCGCCCTGCCGAAGCGGCCCGCGCTGGCGGTTCCGGTCGCCGGGCTGGCGGGCGCGGTGCTGCCGGGCTGCGAGTGCGCGTCGGTGCCGGTGGCGGGCGCGCTCGTGCGCCGGGGTGTCACCCCGGCCGCCGCCCTCGCCTTCCTCCTCTCCGCCCCGGCGATCAACCCGATCGTGCTGACGGCGACCGCGGTCGCCTTCCCGCGCAACCCGGAGATGGTCCTCGCCCGGTTCGTCGGCAGCCTGCTGGTGGCGTGCGTGATGGGCTGGCTGTGGCAACGCCTCGGCCGCACCGACTGGCTGCGCCCGCCGGAGCGCCCGCACTACGAGGGCCGGAGCAAGGGCGCCGCCTTCTGGGGCTCGGTCCGGCACGACGTGATGCACGCGGGCGGCTTCCTGGTCATCGGCGCGATGGCCGCCGCGACGCTCAAGGCCGTCGCCCCGGCGAGCTGGCTGCGCACGGCGGCGGACAACCCGCTGGTGGCGATCCTGGCGCTGGCCGTCCTCGCCGTACTCCTGTCCATCTGTTCGGAGGCGGACGCGTTCGTGGCGGCGTCACTCACCCAGTTCTCGCTCACGGCCAAGCTGGCGTTCCTGGTCGTCGGCCCGATGATCGACCTGAAGCTGTTCGCGATGCAGGCGGGCACGTTCGGCCGCGGCTTCGCCCTGCGCTTCGCCCCCGCCACCTTCGCCCTCGCGATCGCGGGCGCCGTCCTGACCGGGGCGGTGCTCCTGTGA
- a CDS encoding TIGR03943 family putative permease subunit has product MNRQAQAAVLFLIGAALLHAGFTNLYLRYVKAGLQPLLLLSGGVLIAAALATVWYEWRERKGTGEGNRGVDPEDGHGHGHGHVHREPRVSWLLVLPLLALILVAPPALGSYSAMRTGTALQQPYGYNKLPATGPLRLNVVDYATRAVYDHGRLIAGRPIEITGFVALDKAGHPYLVRMALNCCAADAQPVKIALTGKIPPVLQPDKWLEVTGTYTARRTKDPVNNGPIPYLQVTAATPVATPKDPYDESWNN; this is encoded by the coding sequence GTGAACCGCCAGGCACAGGCCGCGGTCCTGTTCCTCATCGGTGCGGCCCTGCTGCACGCGGGCTTCACCAACCTGTACCTGCGCTACGTCAAGGCGGGCCTGCAGCCGCTGTTGCTGCTGTCGGGCGGGGTGCTGATCGCGGCGGCGCTGGCGACGGTCTGGTACGAGTGGCGGGAGCGGAAGGGGACGGGGGAGGGGAACAGAGGCGTCGATCCGGAGGACGGGCACGGTCACGGTCACGGTCACGTCCACCGTGAACCCCGCGTCTCCTGGCTCCTCGTCCTCCCTCTCCTCGCCCTCATCCTGGTCGCCCCGCCGGCCCTCGGCTCGTACAGCGCGATGCGCACCGGTACGGCGCTGCAGCAGCCGTACGGCTACAACAAGCTGCCCGCCACCGGCCCGCTCCGCCTCAACGTGGTCGACTACGCGACCCGCGCGGTCTACGACCACGGCCGCCTGATAGCGGGCCGCCCGATCGAGATCACGGGCTTCGTCGCCTTGGACAAGGCCGGCCACCCCTACCTGGTCCGCATGGCTCTCAACTGCTGTGCGGCGGACGCCCAGCCGGTGAAGATCGCCCTGACCGGCAAGATCCCCCCGGTGCTGCAACCGGACAAGTGGCTGGAAGTGACCGGGACGTACACCGCCAGGCGGACCAAGGACCCCGTCAACAACGGGCCGATCCCCTATCTCCAGGTCACGGCGGCGACACCGGTGGCGACGCCGAAGGATCCGTACGACGAGTCGTGGAACAACTGA